One Thermus sp. CCB_US3_UF1 DNA window includes the following coding sequences:
- the panB gene encoding 3-methyl-2-oxobutanoate hydroxymethyltransferase: protein MRRTVKEFREAKGKRLVYLTAYDYPTARLAEAAGVDALLVGDSLGMVVLGYPSTVPVTLEEILHHTKAVRRGAPDTFVVADLPYLSYATLDRALRAAERLLKEGGADAVKLEGGEEVAEVVAGLTRAGVPVLGHVGLTPQTASQLGGYRLQGRRPEEAERILRGALALEAAGAYGVVLEMVPALLAKEITERLSVPTIGIGAGPHTDAQILVFHDVVGLYEAFKPRFAKRYLEGGRLIQEALARYAQEVREGLFPGEEHSF from the coding sequence GTGCGACGCACGGTGAAGGAGTTTCGCGAGGCCAAGGGCAAGCGGCTGGTCTACCTCACCGCCTACGACTACCCCACGGCCCGCCTGGCGGAGGCGGCGGGGGTGGATGCCCTCTTGGTGGGGGACTCCTTGGGCATGGTGGTTCTGGGGTACCCTTCCACTGTTCCCGTCACCCTGGAGGAGATCCTCCACCACACCAAGGCGGTCCGGCGCGGGGCCCCGGACACCTTTGTGGTGGCGGATCTGCCCTACCTCTCCTACGCCACCTTGGACCGGGCCCTGCGGGCGGCGGAACGGCTCCTAAAAGAAGGGGGAGCGGATGCGGTGAAGCTGGAGGGGGGGGAGGAGGTGGCCGAGGTGGTGGCGGGCCTCACCCGGGCTGGGGTCCCGGTCCTGGGGCACGTGGGCCTCACCCCCCAGACGGCGAGCCAGCTGGGGGGGTATAGGCTCCAGGGCAGGCGCCCCGAGGAGGCGGAGCGCATCCTCCGCGGGGCCCTGGCCTTGGAGGCGGCGGGGGCCTACGGGGTGGTGCTGGAGATGGTGCCGGCCCTTTTGGCCAAGGAGATCACCGAGCGGCTTTCCGTCCCCACCATCGGCATCGGCGCCGGGCCCCATACGGATGCCCAGATCCTGGTCTTCCACGACGTGGTGGGCCTCTATGAGGCCTTCAAGCCCCGCTTCGCCAAGCGTTACCTGGAGGGGGGGAGGCTCATCCAGGAAGCCTTGGCCCGGTACGCCCAGGAGGTGCGGGAGGGCCTTTTCCCCGGCGAGGAGCATAGCTTCTAG
- a CDS encoding response regulator has translation MARILVVDDEPFMQHLVALLLEPLGHQVEVASSGEEALGLLDQNSYDLAVCDLVMPGMGGLALLRELHRRGGPPAIALSASVSPSMEAEARQAGAVAFLGKPFPRQELIRTVEAVLGGDHAHDPGGGR, from the coding sequence GTGGCGCGCATTTTGGTGGTGGATGACGAACCCTTTATGCAACACCTAGTGGCCCTTCTCCTTGAGCCTTTGGGCCACCAGGTGGAAGTAGCTTCCAGCGGAGAAGAGGCCCTTGGGCTTCTTGACCAGAACTCCTACGACCTGGCGGTATGCGACCTGGTGATGCCGGGCATGGGAGGGCTTGCCCTCCTGCGGGAGCTCCATCGCCGAGGAGGCCCCCCGGCCATTGCCCTTTCTGCCAGCGTCTCCCCCTCGATGGAGGCGGAGGCCAGGCAGGCGGGGGCGGTGGCCTTCTTGGGCAAGCCCTTTCCCCGCCAAGAACTCATCCGCACCGTGGAAGCCGTTTTGGGAGGAGACCATGCCCACGATCCTGGTGGTGGACGATGA
- a CDS encoding ATP-binding protein, producing the protein MFFRLPRSIFSALERVHAALLEEPRVATATRRLLEVLVEELGVERAALFLYNPEERELQGEVAFGRGPHYTVSTLSFPLEGDGQVPQAFFAPPEGIRQGGDWFLPVVASPEAPCWVEPERLCRLAPRTSLQERSRVCPFCAHFKALGVLLLEKVPKEMEALAPLLARLTALAVRSAHLYEEVFRSRERLSQEVRVLDQVAQFSREIIRHKSPEPLVLALAQTLKAIFGFYRITVALVRGKELRGVLTLKEEEVFWTEDRTRIRFPLEAPDPLAQAARLMKPLLIPREELPSFLRGKHQSLGVVPLVGYVPIADREQVLGVVAVDHGPKGPSVTWHELRYVDALARVAGVALKNAYAHQELFELSEALARERERLARALEDLPVAVVVLEEERYTGFANRLAREALGLGREVLLDRLPPEVYPALEGKRFHVELGGRTYLASAQRDSGLWILSLTDISETQLLLKELETRETRFRTLLEHNQDVVYLLDEQGTIRYVTPNVRPVLGYDPLGYQREPVSGLEFVFPEDRSLAANLFRQVLAAPGQEVVGEVRVVNAQGEPRWFEVWARNLLHEPGVGGIVVTLHDLSARKEAERVKEEFIAAVSHELRTPLGVIIGLAEVLQLSPLPERERSHVDLILDSALRLKTMVDNLLDASRLEAGRFEVYRRPTNLASVLEEMARSFQAVAQMARVRFTVEISPSLPAEADPDRVAQVLGNLLSNAFKFTPRGGEVRLWAKAEAGWVEFAVSDTGPGIPEEEVPNLFQRYYRARSQASRGAPGSGLGLYISKAIVEAHGGEIRVDSRPGQGATFTVRIPQGGEGGAHFGGG; encoded by the coding sequence ATGTTCTTCCGCCTGCCCCGATCCATCTTTTCGGCCCTCGAGCGCGTGCACGCGGCCCTTTTGGAGGAGCCCCGCGTGGCCACGGCTACCCGCCGTCTCCTGGAGGTCTTGGTGGAGGAGCTTGGGGTGGAGCGGGCTGCCCTGTTTCTCTACAATCCTGAGGAGCGGGAACTCCAAGGGGAGGTGGCCTTTGGCAGGGGGCCGCACTACACGGTGAGCACCCTGAGTTTTCCCCTCGAGGGGGACGGGCAGGTGCCCCAAGCCTTCTTCGCCCCGCCGGAAGGCATCCGCCAAGGAGGGGATTGGTTCTTGCCGGTGGTGGCCTCTCCAGAAGCCCCCTGCTGGGTGGAACCTGAGCGCCTCTGCCGCCTTGCTCCCCGCACCTCCCTCCAGGAGAGGAGCCGCGTCTGCCCTTTCTGTGCCCACTTCAAGGCCTTGGGGGTCCTGCTTTTGGAGAAGGTCCCCAAGGAGATGGAGGCCCTGGCCCCCTTGTTGGCCCGGCTCACCGCCTTGGCCGTGCGCAGCGCCCACCTGTACGAGGAGGTCTTCCGGAGTAGGGAGCGGCTTTCCCAGGAGGTACGGGTTCTGGACCAGGTAGCCCAGTTTAGCCGGGAAATTATCCGTCACAAGAGCCCGGAACCCCTGGTCCTAGCCTTGGCCCAGACCTTGAAGGCTATCTTCGGTTTTTACCGGATCACCGTGGCCCTGGTGCGAGGAAAGGAACTCCGGGGAGTGCTGACCCTGAAGGAAGAAGAGGTCTTCTGGACCGAAGACCGCACCCGTATCCGTTTTCCCCTGGAGGCCCCTGACCCCCTGGCGCAGGCCGCCAGGCTGATGAAGCCCCTTTTGATACCCCGGGAAGAGCTGCCCTCCTTTTTGCGCGGTAAGCACCAAAGCCTGGGGGTGGTACCCCTGGTGGGGTATGTGCCCATCGCCGACCGGGAGCAGGTGCTGGGGGTGGTGGCGGTCGACCACGGCCCGAAGGGGCCCTCTGTAACCTGGCACGAGCTGCGCTACGTGGACGCCTTAGCCCGGGTGGCAGGGGTGGCCTTGAAAAACGCCTATGCCCACCAGGAGCTCTTTGAGCTCTCGGAGGCCTTAGCCCGAGAGCGAGAGCGGTTGGCGAGGGCCCTTGAGGACCTTCCGGTAGCGGTGGTGGTGCTGGAGGAAGAGAGGTACACGGGGTTTGCCAACCGCCTGGCCCGGGAGGCCTTGGGGTTGGGGCGGGAGGTGCTCCTGGACCGCTTGCCCCCCGAGGTCTACCCGGCCTTGGAGGGCAAGCGCTTTCACGTGGAGCTGGGCGGGCGCACCTACCTGGCTAGCGCCCAGCGGGATTCGGGCCTTTGGATTCTTTCCCTCACCGACATCAGCGAAACCCAGCTGCTGCTCAAGGAGCTCGAGACCCGGGAAACCCGATTTCGCACCCTTTTGGAGCATAACCAAGATGTGGTCTACCTCTTGGATGAGCAGGGCACCATCCGGTACGTCACCCCCAACGTCCGTCCGGTTTTAGGCTACGATCCCCTAGGGTACCAGCGGGAACCGGTGAGCGGGCTTGAGTTCGTCTTTCCCGAGGATCGCTCTTTGGCTGCAAACCTTTTCCGCCAGGTTCTCGCCGCTCCTGGCCAGGAGGTGGTGGGAGAGGTGCGGGTGGTAAACGCCCAAGGGGAGCCCCGCTGGTTTGAGGTCTGGGCTCGCAACCTGCTTCACGAACCCGGGGTGGGAGGCATTGTGGTGACCCTGCACGACCTTTCTGCCCGCAAGGAGGCGGAGCGGGTGAAGGAGGAATTCATCGCCGCTGTGAGCCATGAGCTCCGTACGCCTTTGGGGGTGATCATCGGGCTGGCCGAGGTGCTTCAGCTTTCCCCCCTTCCTGAGCGGGAACGGAGCCATGTGGACCTCATCCTGGACAGCGCCCTGCGCCTAAAGACTATGGTGGATAACCTTTTGGATGCTAGCCGCCTCGAGGCCGGGCGCTTTGAGGTCTACCGCCGCCCCACCAACCTGGCCTCGGTTCTGGAGGAGATGGCGCGAAGCTTCCAGGCAGTGGCCCAGATGGCCCGGGTACGCTTCACGGTGGAGATTTCCCCGAGCCTCCCAGCCGAAGCCGACCCTGATCGCGTGGCCCAGGTCTTGGGGAACCTCCTTTCCAACGCCTTCAAGTTCACCCCTCGGGGGGGAGAGGTGCGGCTTTGGGCCAAAGCCGAGGCGGGCTGGGTGGAGTTCGCCGTTTCCGATACAGGGCCTGGTATCCCGGAGGAGGAGGTACCCAACCTCTTTCAGCGCTACTACCGTGCCCGTTCCCAGGCCTCGAGGGGAGCCCCGGGCTCGGGACTAGGGCTTTATATCTCCAAGGCCATTGTGGAGGCCCATGGGGGTGAGATCCGGGTGGACTCCCGGCCAGGCCAGGGAGCCACCTTTACCGTGCGGATTCCCCAAGGAGGAGAGGGTGGCGCGCATTTTGGTGGTGGATGA
- the ftsH gene encoding ATP-dependent zinc metalloprotease FtsH has protein sequence MPQRINPFTLVFLLLLGYLAYTAFTGPPAPTLSYTEFRTLVREGKVAEVTLEETRILGLLKEPQRFPTPQGGSQVARRFAVPLPPAQVADPELLRFLEASGVKIVTKAPSLWPQLLLYVGPTLLLIVFFWFFFLRAQGGAGQVMQFGQSRAKLYGKEKQVSTTFKDVAGHEEAKRELMEVVDFLKNPKKYLELGAEIPKGVLLVGPPGTGKTLLARAVAGEAGVPFFSVSASEFMEMFVGVGASRVRSLFEDARRNAPSIIFIDELDSIGRKRGAGIGGGHDEREQTLNQILSEMDGFEKDTSVIVLAATNRPDILDPALLRPGRFDRQVVVGLPALEERKDILLVHMRGKPVAEDVDALELAHLTPGFSGADLKNLVNEAALLAAREGVKAIRKDHFLKALDKIVLGLERPALKLSEEERRAVAYHEAGHAVVGEVLPHADKTEKVSIVPRGMALGARWSKPEERVLVSREHLMDELSVLMAGRVAEELFTGTVTTGAQDDFKRATQLAKRMVLDWGMGEHFKNIAWGSDSGPIFLGEEIAKKKDHSEETARLIDEDIRKILDEAYAKARQVLLEHAEAMHRIAEELLREETIPGERVRAILREVQPVQRAGED, from the coding sequence TTGCCGCAGCGGATCAACCCCTTCACCCTGGTCTTCCTGCTCCTTTTGGGCTACCTGGCCTACACCGCCTTCACCGGGCCCCCGGCCCCCACCCTTTCCTACACCGAGTTCCGCACCCTGGTGCGCGAGGGGAAGGTGGCGGAGGTCACGCTGGAGGAAACCCGCATCCTGGGCCTCCTGAAGGAGCCCCAGCGCTTCCCTACCCCGCAAGGGGGCAGCCAGGTGGCCCGGCGCTTCGCCGTGCCCCTGCCCCCGGCCCAGGTGGCCGACCCCGAGCTCCTGCGCTTCCTGGAGGCAAGCGGGGTCAAGATCGTCACCAAAGCCCCTTCCCTCTGGCCCCAGCTCCTCCTCTACGTGGGCCCTACCCTGCTCCTCATCGTCTTCTTCTGGTTCTTCTTCCTGCGGGCCCAGGGGGGCGCGGGCCAGGTGATGCAGTTCGGCCAGAGCCGGGCCAAGCTCTACGGCAAGGAGAAGCAGGTCTCCACCACCTTCAAGGACGTGGCCGGACACGAGGAGGCCAAGCGGGAGCTGATGGAGGTGGTGGATTTCCTCAAAAACCCCAAGAAGTACCTGGAGCTGGGGGCGGAGATCCCCAAAGGCGTCCTCCTGGTGGGCCCTCCAGGCACGGGGAAGACCCTTTTGGCCCGGGCCGTAGCGGGGGAGGCCGGGGTTCCCTTCTTCTCCGTTTCCGCCAGCGAGTTCATGGAGATGTTCGTGGGGGTGGGGGCCAGCCGGGTACGGAGCCTTTTTGAGGACGCCCGCCGCAACGCCCCCAGCATCATCTTCATCGATGAGCTGGACTCCATCGGGCGCAAGCGGGGGGCGGGCATCGGCGGGGGGCACGACGAGCGGGAGCAGACCCTGAACCAGATCCTCTCGGAGATGGACGGGTTTGAGAAGGACACCTCGGTGATCGTCCTGGCCGCCACCAACCGCCCCGACATCCTGGACCCGGCCCTGTTGCGCCCCGGGCGCTTTGACCGCCAGGTGGTGGTGGGCCTCCCCGCCCTGGAGGAACGCAAGGACATCCTCCTGGTCCACATGCGGGGCAAGCCCGTGGCCGAGGACGTGGACGCCCTGGAACTCGCCCACCTCACCCCCGGGTTTTCCGGGGCAGACCTCAAAAACTTGGTGAACGAGGCCGCCCTCCTAGCCGCCCGGGAAGGGGTGAAGGCCATCCGCAAGGACCACTTCCTCAAGGCCCTGGACAAGATCGTCTTGGGCCTGGAGCGGCCCGCCCTAAAGCTTTCCGAGGAGGAGCGGCGGGCCGTGGCCTACCACGAGGCCGGACACGCGGTGGTGGGGGAGGTCCTGCCCCACGCCGACAAAACGGAAAAGGTCTCCATCGTCCCCCGGGGGATGGCCCTGGGGGCCAGGTGGAGCAAGCCGGAGGAACGGGTCTTGGTATCCCGGGAACACCTCATGGACGAGCTCTCCGTCCTCATGGCGGGCCGGGTGGCGGAGGAGCTCTTCACCGGCACCGTGACCACCGGGGCCCAGGACGACTTCAAGCGGGCCACCCAGCTGGCCAAGCGCATGGTCCTGGACTGGGGCATGGGGGAGCATTTCAAGAACATCGCCTGGGGCTCGGACTCGGGGCCCATCTTCCTGGGGGAGGAGATCGCCAAGAAGAAGGACCACTCCGAGGAGACCGCCCGCCTCATCGACGAGGACATCCGCAAAATCCTGGACGAGGCCTACGCCAAGGCGCGCCAGGTGCTCCTGGAGCACGCCGAGGCCATGCACCGCATCGCCGAGGAGCTTTTGCGGGAGGAAACCATCCCTGGGGAAAGGGTGCGGGCCATCCTGCGGGAGGTCCAGCCGGTGCAGCGGGCGGGCGAGGACTAG
- a CDS encoding tetratricopeptide repeat protein: protein MRGVLEALHQGDYDTAIERLTRTALFGRPEEAREALLLLAEVHSLYGEEGLDKAHRALEEAYELGELEYSPLYRALLGELLALEGRPEREVLPLFLPTEEPRARYHQAQALFYLGRFEEALATLKEGLPAFLAWRAEGLRGRALERLGRHAEAAQAYERGAELALGLERYWLLLDAAAMWIEAGEGERALRSLEGAAMAVGEEGAEDAATRHYLLARAHLLLDNPNQALEEVRKALGWEEESGHKAYGTPLLEGQILLRLGRYAEAMERFQEALRRAEAGERAYVLHEMGVAALDQGAYLEAEEHLRALLREEGYPYRAQALADLAEALYRQGRYAEAEEAAREAMAEGALAAGELILGHVAYDLMHLEEALQHYRKAAEAAEEGSREWVGAQEMVVDTLAQLGYRSPEEMLARAEAVLPHVHPADEWHEALLAYRERAEAILRQGRRPN from the coding sequence ATGAGGGGGGTCCTCGAGGCCCTGCACCAAGGGGATTACGACACCGCCATAGAGCGCCTCACCCGCACGGCCCTCTTTGGCCGCCCGGAGGAGGCCCGGGAGGCCCTGCTCCTCCTGGCCGAGGTGCATAGCCTGTACGGGGAGGAAGGCCTGGACAAGGCCCACCGGGCCCTGGAGGAGGCCTATGAGCTCGGGGAACTGGAGTATAGCCCCCTCTACCGGGCCCTCTTGGGGGAGCTTCTGGCCCTGGAGGGGCGTCCGGAGCGGGAGGTCCTTCCCCTTTTCCTGCCCACGGAAGAACCCCGGGCCCGCTACCACCAGGCCCAGGCCCTCTTCTACCTGGGCCGCTTTGAGGAAGCCCTGGCCACCCTCAAGGAGGGGCTTCCCGCCTTCCTGGCCTGGCGGGCGGAGGGGCTAAGGGGGCGGGCCCTGGAGCGCTTAGGCCGCCACGCGGAGGCCGCCCAGGCCTACGAGCGGGGGGCGGAGCTGGCCTTGGGCCTGGAGCGGTACTGGCTCCTTCTGGACGCCGCCGCCATGTGGATTGAGGCCGGGGAGGGGGAGCGGGCCTTGAGGTCCTTGGAAGGGGCGGCCATGGCCGTGGGGGAGGAGGGCGCCGAGGACGCCGCCACCCGCCACTACCTCCTGGCCCGGGCCCACCTTCTTCTGGACAACCCCAACCAGGCCCTGGAAGAGGTGCGGAAGGCCCTGGGGTGGGAGGAGGAGAGCGGGCACAAGGCCTACGGGACCCCCCTCCTGGAAGGCCAGATCCTCCTGCGCCTGGGGCGTTATGCCGAGGCCATGGAGCGTTTCCAGGAGGCCTTGCGGCGGGCGGAAGCCGGGGAGAGGGCCTATGTCCTCCACGAGATGGGGGTGGCGGCCCTGGACCAGGGGGCCTACCTGGAGGCGGAGGAGCACCTGCGGGCCCTGTTGCGGGAGGAGGGGTACCCCTACCGGGCCCAGGCCCTGGCCGACCTGGCGGAGGCCCTGTACCGCCAGGGGCGGTACGCCGAGGCCGAGGAGGCGGCCCGGGAGGCCATGGCCGAGGGGGCCTTGGCTGCGGGGGAGCTGATCCTGGGGCACGTGGCCTACGACCTCATGCACCTGGAGGAGGCCTTGCAGCATTACCGCAAGGCGGCGGAGGCCGCGGAGGAGGGGAGCCGGGAGTGGGTGGGGGCCCAGGAGATGGTGGTGGATACCCTGGCCCAGCTGGGCTACCGCTCCCCGGAGGAGATGCTGGCCCGGGCCGAGGCGGTTTTGCCCCACGTCCACCCCGCGGACGAGTGGCACGAGGCCCTCCTGGCTTACCGGGAGCGGGCGGAGGCCATCCTGCGCCAGGGGCGGCGGCCCAACTAA
- a CDS encoding DUF4388 domain-containing protein — protein MIRATLEELDLGELLKALEANRRSAVVSFQGRIYGRVHLLSGRIVYARTEPGPHLGEYLVRLGHLTLEEVQELVERQGRENPGTPLGALALELGLIAEEELKEALEAQVLEALATLLGEKEGEILAEPLGEGSQVALPHTLDTGAALMEAARRLDEWRRGQVGPDEVLHLVEDPTRHPLTPEAWTVLELLDGVRRARSVALLSGLPEEEVYHLLHELKSRGLVRPSTLLLEDPLVMVLAESGVVRRLLLYLLEAHRFRVQLPRDLEMALRLLQERPKAVILQGEKALEAARRIRAHPEGKLASLYLVSDTPPGLLFRPLRVLHLPKPLRAQEVLRALSPLRRGG, from the coding sequence GTGATCCGGGCCACCCTGGAGGAGCTGGACCTAGGCGAACTCCTCAAGGCCCTGGAGGCCAACCGCCGGAGCGCGGTGGTGAGCTTCCAGGGCCGCATCTACGGCCGGGTGCACCTCCTCAGCGGGCGCATCGTCTACGCCCGCACCGAACCGGGTCCCCACCTGGGGGAGTACCTGGTGCGCCTCGGGCACCTGACCCTGGAAGAGGTACAGGAGCTGGTGGAGCGCCAGGGCCGGGAGAACCCCGGCACCCCCTTGGGGGCCCTGGCCTTGGAGCTTGGGCTCATCGCGGAAGAGGAGCTCAAGGAGGCCCTCGAGGCCCAGGTGCTGGAGGCCCTGGCCACCCTTTTGGGGGAGAAGGAGGGGGAGATCCTGGCCGAGCCCCTGGGGGAGGGAAGCCAGGTGGCCCTTCCCCACACCCTGGACACCGGGGCGGCCCTCATGGAGGCCGCCCGCCGCCTGGACGAGTGGCGCCGGGGCCAGGTGGGGCCGGACGAGGTCCTCCACCTGGTGGAAGACCCCACCCGCCACCCCCTGACCCCGGAGGCCTGGACGGTACTGGAACTCCTGGACGGGGTGCGCCGGGCCCGGAGCGTGGCCCTCCTCTCGGGCCTGCCCGAGGAGGAGGTCTACCACCTCCTCCACGAGCTGAAAAGCCGGGGCCTGGTCCGCCCTTCCACCCTCCTCCTGGAAGACCCCTTGGTCATGGTCCTGGCGGAAAGCGGGGTGGTGCGGCGGCTTCTCCTTTACCTCCTCGAGGCCCACCGCTTCCGCGTCCAACTCCCCCGGGACCTGGAGATGGCCCTCCGCCTCCTCCAGGAGCGGCCCAAGGCCGTCATCCTCCAAGGGGAAAAGGCCCTGGAGGCCGCCCGCCGCATCCGCGCCCATCCGGAGGGGAAGCTGGCCTCCTTGTACCTGGTGAGCGACACCCCCCCAGGCCTCCTCTTCCGCCCCTTGAGGGTCCTGCACCTGCCCAAGCCCCTGCGGGCCCAGGAGGTGCTCCGAGCCCTCTCCCCTCTGCGCCGGGGGGGTTAG
- a CDS encoding FAD-dependent oxidoreductase, translating into MEVSREAFWQRLEGPLDLLVIGGGATGAGVLWEATLRGLRAALVEARDFASGTSSRSTKLLHGGVRYLELALRRLDRRQLRLVVEALRERRVVMDLAPHLARPLPLLTPLFRPLDLPYYGAGLALYDLLAGRRRLGPSRYLPPRAVARLFPHLPPTLGGVLYLDGQFLDHRLNLLLILSALARGGMALNYAEVRGFLLKGGRVAGAVVRDGLTGKEVEVRAKAVVNAAGPQADGVRRLLDPGLPPLLSPSSGAHLVLDYPLEVGLLLPRTRDGRVLFLLPYRGKALLGTTDLPAPPTACPRPQEAEVAYLLEEVRPYLGDLSGRVRAAWAGLRPLVGQGETRLLVRDHLIREERGLYTLTGGKWTTFRLMAQDLLDRLDQDLAWGLPPSPSHATPLLGTGPRPSLGLPQGVQEHLYAAYGALAGEVAALGDRPLLPGLPYLEGEVVWAVRREMAQKPLDVLARRLGLALLDQGLAERALPRVVALMAPLLGWGQGQREALLEEARRALPGLC; encoded by the coding sequence GTGGAGGTTTCCCGGGAGGCCTTCTGGCAGCGCCTCGAGGGGCCCTTAGACCTCCTGGTCATCGGGGGCGGGGCCACGGGGGCGGGGGTGCTGTGGGAGGCGACCCTAAGGGGGCTGAGGGCCGCCTTGGTGGAGGCCAGGGACTTCGCCTCGGGCACCAGCTCCCGCTCCACCAAGCTCCTCCACGGCGGGGTGCGCTACCTGGAGCTGGCCCTAAGGCGCCTGGACCGCCGCCAGCTCCGCCTGGTGGTGGAGGCCCTGCGGGAGCGCCGGGTGGTGATGGATCTGGCCCCCCACCTGGCCCGGCCCCTTCCCCTCCTTACCCCCCTCTTCCGTCCCCTGGACCTGCCCTACTACGGGGCGGGGCTGGCCCTTTACGACCTCCTGGCGGGGCGGAGGCGGCTCGGGCCAAGCCGCTACCTCCCCCCCCGGGCGGTGGCCCGCCTCTTCCCCCACCTGCCCCCCACCCTCGGGGGGGTCCTCTACCTGGACGGCCAGTTCCTGGACCACCGCCTAAACCTCCTCTTGATCCTCTCGGCCCTGGCGCGGGGGGGCATGGCCCTGAACTACGCCGAGGTCCGGGGTTTCCTCCTCAAAGGGGGGAGGGTGGCGGGGGCGGTGGTGCGGGATGGGCTCACGGGGAAGGAGGTGGAGGTCCGGGCCAAGGCGGTGGTGAACGCCGCCGGGCCCCAGGCCGACGGGGTGCGCCGCCTCCTGGACCCGGGGCTTCCCCCCCTGCTTTCCCCCTCCAGCGGGGCCCACCTGGTCCTGGACTACCCCCTCGAGGTGGGCCTCCTCCTCCCCCGGACCCGGGATGGCCGGGTCCTCTTCCTCCTGCCCTACCGGGGGAAGGCCCTCCTGGGCACCACCGACCTCCCCGCCCCGCCCACGGCCTGCCCCCGGCCCCAGGAGGCGGAGGTGGCCTACCTCCTGGAGGAGGTGCGGCCTTACCTGGGGGACCTCTCGGGGCGGGTGCGGGCGGCCTGGGCTGGGCTTAGGCCCCTGGTGGGCCAGGGGGAGACCCGGCTTCTGGTGCGGGACCACCTGATCCGGGAGGAACGGGGGCTTTACACCCTCACCGGGGGGAAGTGGACCACCTTCCGCCTCATGGCCCAGGACCTCCTGGACCGCCTGGACCAGGACCTCGCCTGGGGGCTTCCCCCTTCCCCCTCCCACGCCACCCCCCTCCTGGGGACGGGGCCCAGGCCTTCCCTGGGCCTTCCGCAAGGGGTCCAGGAGCACCTCTACGCCGCCTATGGCGCCCTGGCGGGGGAGGTGGCGGCCTTGGGGGATAGGCCCCTCCTGCCCGGCCTGCCCTACCTGGAAGGGGAGGTGGTCTGGGCGGTGCGGCGGGAGATGGCGCAAAAGCCCCTGGACGTCCTGGCCCGCCGGCTCGGCCTGGCCCTCTTGGACCAGGGGCTGGCGGAACGGGCCCTGCCCCGGGTGGTGGCCCTCATGGCCCCCCTTTTGGGCTGGGGACAAGGGCAAAGGGAAGCCCTCCTGGAGGAGGCCAGGAGGGCCTTGCCCGGGCTCTGCTAG
- the ruvB gene encoding Holliday junction branch migration DNA helicase RuvB — MEALPDLALRPKTLDEYIGQEKLKRKLKVYLEAAKARGEPLEHLLLFGPPGLGKTTLAHVIAHELGVNLRVTSGPAIEKPGDLAAILANSLEEGDVLFIDEIHRLSRQAEEHLYPAMEDFKMDIVIGQGPAARTIRLELPRFTLVGATTRPGLITAPLRSRFGIVEHLEYYTLEELAEGVRRDARLLGVGISEEAALEIARRSRGTMRIAKRLFRRVRDFAQVAGEEAISGERAKEALAALGLDELGLERRDREILEVLILRFGGGPVGLQTLATALSEDPGTLEEVHEPYLIQQGLLKRTPRGRVATERAYRHLGLPLPLEPLL, encoded by the coding sequence GTGGAGGCCCTCCCCGACCTTGCCCTAAGGCCCAAAACCCTGGACGAGTACATCGGCCAGGAGAAGCTCAAGCGGAAGCTAAAGGTCTACCTCGAGGCCGCCAAGGCCCGGGGGGAGCCCTTGGAGCACCTCCTCCTCTTCGGGCCGCCGGGCCTGGGCAAGACCACCCTGGCCCACGTGATCGCCCACGAGCTGGGGGTGAACCTGCGGGTCACCTCCGGGCCGGCCATTGAGAAGCCGGGGGACCTGGCCGCCATCCTGGCCAACTCCCTGGAGGAGGGAGACGTGCTTTTCATTGACGAGATCCACCGCCTAAGCCGCCAGGCGGAGGAACACCTCTACCCGGCCATGGAGGACTTCAAGATGGACATCGTTATCGGCCAGGGGCCGGCGGCCAGGACCATCCGCCTGGAACTCCCCCGGTTTACCCTGGTGGGGGCCACCACCCGGCCTGGCCTCATCACCGCCCCCTTGCGCAGCCGCTTCGGCATCGTGGAGCACCTGGAGTACTACACCCTGGAGGAGCTGGCCGAGGGGGTACGGCGGGATGCCCGGCTTTTGGGGGTGGGGATCAGCGAGGAGGCCGCCCTGGAGATCGCCCGGCGCAGCCGCGGCACCATGCGCATCGCCAAGCGGCTTTTCCGAAGGGTGCGGGACTTCGCCCAGGTGGCGGGAGAAGAGGCCATCTCGGGGGAAAGGGCCAAGGAAGCCCTGGCCGCCTTGGGCCTGGACGAGCTGGGGCTGGAGCGCCGGGACCGGGAGATCCTGGAGGTCCTCATCCTGCGCTTTGGCGGCGGCCCCGTGGGCCTGCAGACCCTGGCCACGGCCCTTTCCGAGGACCCCGGCACCCTGGAGGAGGTGCACGAGCCCTACCTCATCCAGCAGGGCCTTCTCAAGCGCACCCCCCGGGGCCGGGTGGCCACGGAACGGGCCTACCGCCACCTGGGCCTGCCCCTGCCCCTGGAGCCCCTCCTCTAA